From Ictalurus punctatus breed USDA103 chromosome 2, Coco_2.0, whole genome shotgun sequence:
TTACCAACATTAAGATTTCCCATTACCACCATTACGATTTCCCATTACCGCCATTAAGAGTTCCCATTACCGCCATTACGAGTTCCCATTACCGCCATTAAGATTTCCCATTACCGCCATTACGAGTTCCCATTACCGCCATTAAGATTTCCCATTACCGCCATTACGAGTTCCCATTACCGCCATTACGAGTTCCCATTACCGCCATTACGAGTTCCCATTACCGCCATTACGAGTTCCCATTACCGCCATTACGAGTTCCCATTACCGCCATTAACAGTTCCCATTACGAGTTCCCATTACTGCCATTAAGAGTTCCCATTACGATTTCTTATTACCACCATTAAGATTTCCCATTACCACCATTAAGATTTCCCATTACCGCCATTACGAGTTCCCATTACCGCCATTAAGAGTTCCCATTACCGCCATTAAGAGTTCCCATTACCGCCATAAAGAGTTCCCATTACCGCCATTAAGAGTTCCCATTACCGCCATTACGATTTCCCATTACCACCGTTAAGATTTCCCATTACCGCCATTACGATTTCCCATTACCGCCATTAAGAGTTCCCATTACCGCCATTACGAGTTCCCATTACCGCCATTAAGAGTTACCATTACCGCCATTACGAGTTCCCATTACCGCCATTACGAGTTCCCATTACCGCCATTACGAGTTCCCATTACCGCCATTACGAGTTCCCATTACCGCCATTACCCCCCCCACAccctccccaccccccaccGATGCTTTCCAACTTAACACGATTAAGACACCTCTAAAtatactaaatattttttatttgaatcaggggtcatttaaaataaataaataaataagaatgaCCTGGTAGCCGTGCAGGAACGGCTCCAGCAGCGAACACAGGAAGGACAGTGTCGTCTGTCCGCTCGATGACATCACGACCTCTTGTTTCAGCTCCTGGACTGCGCCGCACTTCACCAGCAAGTAACATGCCTCCTCGaagtcctacacacacacacacacacacacacacacacacacacacacacacacacactgacttgaGCATAACCAGCACgagataaacaaaaacaattttagccaataaaaaataaaaataaaaaaacctctACACAACagattcattttgtttgtttgtgtgagtgtgtgtgtgagagtgtgtgtgagggagtgtgcgGTGTgtgaggtatgtgtgtgtgagtgtgtgtacgtgttctGACCTGCACTGAGGCTCCGGGGCAGAGGATGAACTCATTGGAGAATATGTTCCGCAGGATGTTAAAGCTTTTGTAGAGCTCGTCTGGAACAGGAAATCACAGGgagtcaaataaatatttatttatttataatattataaataaataaatattataaatcaataaataaagaagaacaTCATGGTTTCTAGAAGAGGAATGATAATCATGCGGTCCGCCCCTCACCTCTCCTGTTGGAGTTGGCGGTTTGCATGGCCACAGCGAGGAGAGCCGGCCTCACGAACACATGCAGCGACTGATTCCTGTAGGACGCGCAGGACAGCACGCTGACCGCGCGGTGAAACTCCGCCTCTTCTGCACTCAGCTCCGCCCCCGACGCCTCAGGAACGACCAGGCGCACACGCCCCTCAGACACACGCGCCAAGTTTCTGTGTATGGTCAGGCTGGAGCTTATCACCTTACTGCACGGCTCcccatctgagagagagagagagagagagagagagagagagagagagagagagagaaataaacagagagagacagacagaaagaaacacacagagagagagagagagaaataaacagagagagagacagacagaaagaaacacagagagagagagagagagagagaaataaacagagagagagacagacagaaagaaacacagagagagagagagagagagagagagagagagagagggggggagggggagagagacagggagagagagagagagaggggggaagagagagtgagagaaagagagagagagagagagagagaaaaataaacagagagagagacagacagaaagaaacacagggagagagaaagagacagaaagaaacagaggtagaaagacagagagagagacagaaaaaccagagggagagagacagagagacagaaagaaaccgagagagagagagtgacagaaagaaacagagggagagagaaagagacagaaagaaacagagagagaagaagagagagagaatcagattAAAAGATGGATCTATGAATGTAatctacacactacagctcCCCCTACTGGCCGTGTCTGTAGAAACGTGCATGCTCCGTACCTGGCCAGTCCAGGAAGGCCCCGAAGCTGAGCGCGAGGTGCCGGAGCCAGTCTGCCTGCTGGGTGAGAGCGGACAGCTCCACGCCGTCGGGGTTCTGAAGGAGCAGTGTGGAGATCAGCGCCCACGGCTTCAGCACCATGTTCTCCTCCTGCAGCCGCACCAGGCGAAACGCTACGTCATTCACAAACGCCTGAGTGTCCGCCACCGGCCTCTGGGGGACGTGTCTGAGAGGGACACGCGGGACAGATCACCAACACTGCATTCTACCACCCCCGTGCAGTGATGCGCACTTCCACAGctccacagtgaagcatgaagCAGGTAGCACCAGAACTCATTTAGGGCTTTCACCGCAACAACGACGAATACTTTCAATTTTTTTCGgtggttattttttaaaataactttgcAAACTATTTTGATCGCAACAAAACACACCCTCCGTAATGACAAGTTATGTCGTGCAGCTTGATGACAAACGACCTGAATTAAAGTGGGAGGGTTCGAGGCGGTGGTTGAATGCTTACGCAATACGCTTCATGGACACCTGCATTACCTGGGCACCAGGTTGTACTGGGAGCGGCTGATGTGGCCCTGCGCCAGGCTACGCACAGACACCGGAGCGCCGAAGTACACGTGCATAGTGCCAAAGTCCTCACTGAGGATCCGCCTGGCCTTCAACagaccctgagagagagagagagagagagagagagaatcagaatCCAGAAAACAAGCAAGAGAATGAAGAGTATATATACGATGCTCCcactaccatgcttcactgtggggaatatatatacatatatatatacataaaaagagagagagagagacagacaataCTAAGAGCTGGAGAGTTACTCACAGACGTGGACTCTTTGGGTTTGGGTACTCCGAGCAGCTCACGTGCATACAGAGACTCTTCTAGAATTCGCTCATAGCTTATACTCACAGGAACCAAGTTCACATCGAAGACTTCACCTTTAAAGAACGGCTCCATGACTATATTCAGCAGACctgagagaggcagacagacaaaaagacaaaaaaaaaaaatttaaacgatcacagatcccccccccccccccgatccCACGCCCGTGCCGCATCTGATTAATGACCGGATCAGAATCGGGTTCATCACACCAAACGTTCTCATCCATAAACACGGCAGCAGCATTAAATCACTTCTGACGCAGCTGTTCGGCGAGATTTCATTAAAGAGTCTCGGCGCAGACGACAGAATTAACAGAAGCCTTTTCCCGTCGCGTCTCGTTTATTTCCAAGgggacagaaataaagaaataaataagcgGATCACAAAGAGGGAAAAGTCTTGACGCTGCACTATATTATGCAGGAGTCGGcgaagccccccccccccaccccaccccacccccccgaTGTCAACATCCCACACgggtttcatgtttcatgcagATTGTATTAACTGAACAAATGATGTTTAACGTCTGCCAGCAGAACAATCCTCTCCAGAACTTTCCTGCACCGTGATATCTTCCGATCTGTCCCCGTTTAACACCCAGAATTCCTCCAGAGGGTATGTATACTTCTGATCTACACTTAGGAATGGAACGTTTTCAGAATGTGCTcccgggtgccaatactttcacaGCTTATGAGCGAACAAACATTCCCTCTAATCCCTACCCAGAGAATTTCCAGCCGTGCATTTGACGGGCGGGTTACCTGTCTTCGGGGTGAGCGATTTTGCCGTTCGGCTCCTGGTCCCTTCGAGGAAGAACTCGACTGGCGCGTACCCGTTCTGTGGAATTGGACGGAGAGACACGACGGGTGAGACGGGATTCGGTAACGAGCACAGACTGCACTGGAAGAGTAAAAGAACTCGGTGTACTGAGATGTTAGTCATGCAGCTTGGGAAAGAACGAGGAAATGAACAGGATAACGTGAGGTAACCTACAGTCAGGGCCTGAATGGAACTCTGTGTGTggagtggtgcttgaaagtttgggaaccctttCGAATTTTCTGTATAAATACGACCTAACGCATCATCAGAgtttcacacgagtcctaaaagtagataaagagatccCAAGTAAACAAACGAGACTATAATATTATACTTGGACGTATAATTGGCACACACCCATACATTATAGcgataaaaatgataaatgagaGGATGCAGGGATGGATCAAAGCGATGGAAGGAATGAATGGAAGAGACGGACATAGTGAAATAAATGTGTGGATAAAAGAGTGGGTTGAtggatgaaggaatgaataTAAGGAATGGACAGATGAACGGAATGGAAGGAATGGACAGATGAACGGAACGGAAGGAATGGACAGATGAAAGGATTAAACGGATGAAAGGAATAAACAGATGAAAGGAATGGACAgatgaaatgaataaacagatGAAAGGAATGGACAGATGAAAGGAATAAACAGATGAAAGGAATGGACAGATGAAAggaataaacagattaaaaggaATGGACAgatgaaatgaataaacagatGAGAGGAATGGAAGGAATGGACAGATGAAAGGAATAAAGAGATGAAAGGAATGGAAGGAATCAGTGCAAGGTGTCGATGGATGAAATGAACAAATAGAAAGACAGACTACTGGATGGACAGTCTGATGTATGGGCAGATAGAAGGACACATGGACAGTCTGATGTATGGGCAGATAGAAGGACACATGGACAGTCTGATGTATGGGCAGATAGAAGGACACATGGACAGTCTGATGTATGGGCAGATAGAAGGACACATGGACAGTCTGATGTATGGGCAGATAGAAGGACACATTGACAGTCTGATGTATGGGCAGATAGAAGGACACATGGACAGTCTGATGTATGGGCAGATAGAAGGACACATGGACAGTCTGATGTATGGGCAGATAGAAGGACACATGGACAGTCTGATGTATGGGCAGATAGAAGGACACATAGACAGTCTGATGTATGGGCAGATAGAAGGACACATGGACAGTCTGATGTATGGGCAGATAGAAGGACACATGGACAGCTGGACGGATGggcggatagacagagagatagaggtTTCTTACCCTCAGCATGGTCTTCACATATTCAGAGAACACAGCCCAGTAGAGTTTATCTCCTCCAAATGAACGACGGATAAAAAACGCTCCTGACATGCGCAACATCTCTCCCACAAACTTCATGCTCATAAAATCTGGAACAGAAGAGCGTGTTCAGCCAAGCGACATGTTTGTGCGACCGTTTAACGAATCAGAAGTCCTCATTAACAGTGTGAACAGCGTGTGAACCGCGTAACTAAGTCATAGCAGATACACACCCATTCCTGCAGCGATGACGGGTAGAGCCAGATCATAGGTGAACAGCAGGTAGGACATCATCAGGAAGTCCATGTAGCTGCGGTGACTGGGCAGAAGCACCACCGGATGCTCCTGAATGGCCTGCTGGAGCTGGAAACAATGACCCATACATCAACTAACTCATCTGTATACCGACAAGTCACTGTAATGACATAGAACACACGTTCAAGCAGGAACACAAAGGCTATGATGATCATCAGCGGTAATAAGGagaaaaatggaaatgtttgGTTAAAATCCAAAATCGCTTAACACTGTTTTGACCGTCTGAGCGTATCTTTGATCTCAGGCTACTTTTGAAGCGTATAAACAAAACGTAGAGCGTTAAAAGCGTACAAGGAGCCGGACTCACTCTCTGGACGCCCTCCTCGTTGACCCGTACGCTGCGATAAAGCGCTTTGAAGGCTTTGCTGAGCGTCAAGGCGAAGAAGCGGATGGTGCTGAGCTGCAAGCGGTGAGCCATCTCCTCCAGCACCTGAGACGCCTCCTCCTGGACGGTCTCTGGAGACTCGCCGCTCTCCACCGACACCTACAGACAACGAGACAGAGCTTTGAAGCGACAACCTTTTTGCCTGGGGATCCACTTTGTGATCCACGGCTTTACACGCCCCCTGGGCGCGCGTACCTGGTTGATGACGTATCGCAGGGCATCGGACTCGAGGACGAGGTTTTTCAGCATGCTGGCTGTACAGGGAACCAGGTTTCTATACACCGCAGGCGTGTAGCACTTGAGAGCGTATCTCAGATCACTGGAGTTCCTTCTTTCCTCGAGGATGTCCTCGAAATCATCCCTCTTCTTAGAGACCGGATCTCTGAGCTGCACACGATACAAaacttatacatatatacatatatacatacatacatacatacatacatacatatacacatatataaagaggaaataataataataataataataataataataataataatagtgattaaGGTTAAAGACGCAGCATTATAGAAGTCAAGTGTCATGACAGCAAGGAATAAAgcatataaataaacaagtacaCAAATCTTGCACAACACCAATCTGCAACCATTTctcacaccaccaccacctgcTAGCAATGACTTCAATTATCTTTCCTCACCGAGTAAAGTACTTTGGACGCCATTTTGAGTCGACAACCTACCAAACCATGAGTGCTAAACCTTACAATCCCCAAAAATATCCAACTGTAAAGTTGACAATTCAAACATCTCCCTTGCTAGCTGCTCAGCCTGACCACACATGGGTGGTGTCAAAAATAACAGGCCCGGTCCCAAATACCGTCCTCACAGACATTTAGTGCCCTAGAGAACTACAAACACCATCACTAGCATGGAGTGCGCCTATATAGGATGTAAGCGGTGTTTTAGAACTTGCCCTTTGGATACAGGGGACTTCCTGGAAACGCGGCTGTTCGGACGGTGGCCGCGAGAGGACATTGCGCGAAATGCGGAAGTACGTGTAGCGGAACACGTGAGAAGTGTATaggggtttgtttatttatttaatttgtatttttttggtctttttttttttttttaaacgaagaTGAAGCGAACAAAAAGAGAAAGCCGAGAGGATTTCGACGCGGATCGGGATTTTCTGGATCAGGTTCTGAACAAGCTGTACGATTTTGGTTAGTGCCTATAAAACAAATCTCATTTAGCTCATGCTAAACTAGCTAATGGTTATGTTTATAACTTCTGTTTGTGCTTAGCTTGGTCCATAATCATagagaaaaactttttttgtcattttaaacacCTATAACCTATAAAGTGGTGGCTCTCGGGAATCGTTGCATATCtgtgctataataataataataataataataataataataataataacagtcaCTAGAAGTCACCAGGTAAATATAAATtgatttattgtcattatttgcATATCAGAATGTGTTCTAcgaagaatagaatagaatagaatagaatatagTTTGTCAGCGTGGagtataataaatacatttatatatcagAATAGAATTGAAGACATGCCATGGAGTCGAATAGAATTTGTTCCATCAGAATAAATTAgaagagatttatttttatcGCCACAGAATCCAACTTTGTCAGAATAGCGTTGAATAGAATTTTTATCAGGATAAACTAGAATTGAATGGGGTTTTCTTTAGAATAAACACAGCTTTTTATCACGATGAAGTATAATGGAATTTTATTTCCATAATTGaatcgtgttttttttgtttgtttgtttaaaaaatatatatcacaaAGAAGACAACTTCCTCGGGATTGAATAGGATTGCTTTCCTACAGTAGAATTTGATCAAGATAAACTAGATTATATTTCTATCGCAATAGAATTTCATTAGAATAGACTAGAATAATTTCGAACACATCGGTGTCGGAGTAGAATAGGATCGTCTTGTTAGATTCGAATACGACTTTCTTACCGTGAAATAGCTTTTTCTCCATAATAGAAATGTGAACGTTCGATCTGGCTCTCGTCCACTCCGAAACCGCGCGGCCTTGTAAAGGGTTGTCTTTCTCCGTTCTGTTATTCGATATCAGTTCCGCTTCTGGTACCATCTGTCatgacttccttctctcctgCCTCTTGGAAATATCGCTGTCACCGGTGCTGCTCTCTCATGGTTTAACTTCGTATCTCACGGATAGACAGTTTTACATCTCAGTGCAGGACTAACAGTCGCCTACGGTCTCTCTGACACTAGGTGTCCCTCAGGGATCAGTTCTCGGACCTCTACCgttcattatataaataaatttatatatatatatatattagtgccTTTGGGTCTACTTATTCGCCACCACGGTTTCAGTTACCACTGTTCTGCTGACGACATTCAAATCTATACGTCTAGAGACCATGATGGATGGACTTGCAGAGAGAAAAATCACTATTATCGGTAGAAATGGGTCTAATAATGATGtgaactttctctctctctctctctctctctctctctctgtgttcagGAGATGGACCAGACGACAAGCGCTCAAAGAAAGCGCACAAAAAGAGGAAACGCATCATGCAGGAAGACGAGGAGGACGTGCCGGCGCAAGAAGACGATTCGGATCAGATCGACGGCGAAACCGACGCCGCCAGCGACGGAAGGGTCTCCGCCTCGACGTCGGCCGCCTCCGGGGCTTTAGAAAGGAAAACGCCGCGTGTGGAGATCGTCACGTTTCAGGATCCGCTCAAGAAGAACACGTTAAAACGGCCGGTCGAACCAGACACCAGGGTAAGCAGGAATCTCTACGCTTCTTTATCAATTCCGTACTTCATTTTAGAGATCGCAGATAGTATTCCCGGAAACGAAATGCCTTTATATTATATCCGTGTGTTCTTAGCCAGCTGAagggaaggagaaaaagaaaacggaACCCGATGTTCTAAGCATGGAAAAGGTGCCTTCATTTCACAGCTTTATTACATCAAGTGTGTTTTGGGAATACATATTCAATATGCATCTAAAactacctctgtgtgtgtgtgtgtgtgtgtgtgtgtgtgtgtgtgtgtgtgcgtcccCGTCCTCGGGTTCCTCGCTCCTCCACAGGCCCGGCTGGACGTCCACCGGTTCGGCATCACGGGATTCCAGAAGCAACAGCAGAGAGTTTTCGAGCAGGACAGAGCCATCATGCTGGGAGCCAGGgtaagaaaaaaacacttcctCAAGGGGCGGGGCAAGATGATCACATGATCCCGATGAACAAATTGTGTCCGAAAACAGTTTTCGGGTAGTATCACAGGTATGATCGTTACGTTTACAACATAATTGTTGTAACAAGCAGCTGATTggatgtcatttatttatttatttatttatttattatatttaggtAGACTTTGTCAAATTGTTACACGCTTAGATTTAGATACAGGTTTAAATGCtgcgtgattttttttttaagggagtTAATATTCagtacacattattattattattattattattattattattattattattattattattccgaACAAATTTGTTCCTTCTCCCTATAAGCAGccgaatcccccccccccacgttgtttttcccccttttcttttttcttttgtaaactCACCTCACGTCAAAAATCAGAAATCATATATTCACGTACGTCCTCGTATCGCATCTCCTTTTGCCCTTTGATCAGCCTCCGAAGAAGGACTACGTCAATTATAAAGCGTACCAGCAAATGATAAAGGACAAAAAGtcgaaagaaaaggaagaggagGCCAAATCGGTAAGGATCTCGagatctcgtgtgtgtgtgtgtgttaaggggAACGTATGATTTCAGGGCTTTTAAATGATACAATGCGTGTATGAGCTCTGACTAACCCTCTTGTACCTTTGTCACGCAGGACGcgcagaaaaagaagaagaaatggtcCGGAAAGCAGAAGTACGAGAAGTCACGGTTAATTCATTCCGATTAATCTCTTTATCGACGTGTTGAATGTAAAGTCAGACTGTATTCCAAATACTAATGAGTTCTTCATACATTATCATCAAATTATTATTAGGAAAAGTTTACACACGACTCGGTAAAAGTGTACACGGATGCCAGCCCCCCCAGGATTTCACGAGCGCAGGAAAGCGAGGAAACGCCGCAATTTTCGGAGGATTCGAAAAATTCGATTTTAAGCAGATTCGGGCCCGggcacgtcatgtgacgtcgtcACGTCGCGTTTCCACCCAAAACGCTCTTCCGCTCACGTCCGTCGAGCAccagtacagctaaaaggtctcgtttaccgactaGAAgtagttttaaaacaaaaaaaacgcgAACGAAAATCTCCACAAATCGCAAATTTTGGAAACGCCCCCAGCACAATCGAACGTTTTTGGCCGCGAGAATCACAAAAAATGATTTTGTAAAGACTTTGGGGGCGTCTCAGTACGGTGTGTTCTAGTATTCGGGATGTTTCTGAAAATTGCCCCGTATACGTCTGTTCAGTAGAATTATAACTTgctttgcttgtttgtttgtttttttaggaaCGTGAAGCGCAAATCCGGTCCCTCCGGCGCAGACCCGACGGGACACGTGGGCCGCTTCAAGAACGGCATGCTGGTCCTGAG
This genomic window contains:
- the gnpat gene encoding dihydroxyacetone phosphate acyltransferase, which encodes MASKVLYSLRDPVSKKRDDFEDILEERRNSSDLRYALKCYTPAVYRNLVPCTASMLKNLVLESDALRYVINQVSVESGESPETVQEEASQVLEEMAHRLQLSTIRFFALTLSKAFKALYRSVRVNEEGVQRLQQAIQEHPVVLLPSHRSYMDFLMMSYLLFTYDLALPVIAAGMDFMSMKFVGEMLRMSGAFFIRRSFGGDKLYWAVFSEYVKTMLRNGYAPVEFFLEGTRSRTAKSLTPKTGLLNIVMEPFFKGEVFDVNLVPVSISYERILEESLYARELLGVPKPKESTSGLLKARRILSEDFGTMHVYFGAPVSVRSLAQGHISRSQYNLVPRHVPQRPVADTQAFVNDVAFRLVRLQEENMVLKPWALISTLLLQNPDGVELSALTQQADWLRHLALSFGAFLDWPDGEPCSKVISSSLTIHRNLARVSEGRVRLVVPEASGAELSAEEAEFHRAVSVLSCASYRNQSLHVFVRPALLAVAMQTANSNRRDELYKSFNILRNIFSNEFILCPGASVQDFEEACYLLVKCGAVQELKQEVVMSSSGQTTLSFLCSLLEPFLHGYQVVCRCLCEDPQEDLPEKNFVPAVRNFALQLILAGSLRYYEALSSDLQKNALAALIRLNAVKQLKTGDRVLLKIDKMAVNSLEDALGGNIPTQKPVLARL
- the c2h1orf131 gene encoding uncharacterized protein C1orf131 homolog — encoded protein: MKRTKRESREDFDADRDFLDQVLNKLYDFGDGPDDKRSKKAHKKRKRIMQEDEEDVPAQEDDSDQIDGETDAASDGRVSASTSAASGALERKTPRVEIVTFQDPLKKNTLKRPVEPDTRPAEGKEKKKTEPDVLSMEKARLDVHRFGITGFQKQQQRVFEQDRAIMLGARPPKKDYVNYKAYQQMIKDKKSKEKEEEAKSDAQKKKKKWSGKQKNVKRKSGPSGADPTGHVGRFKNGMLVLSSKDIQKLNRKVRK